From one Budorcas taxicolor isolate Tak-1 chromosome 21, Takin1.1, whole genome shotgun sequence genomic stretch:
- the SLC25A47 gene encoding solute carrier family 25 member 47, with protein sequence MDFVAGAIGGVCGVAVGYPLDTVKVRIQTEAKYTGIWDCVRDTYHRERVRGFYRGLSLPVCTVSLVSSVSFGTYRHCLAHICRVRYGSADAKPAKTDITLSGFASGLVRVFLTSPTEVAKVRLQTQTQVQQRRRPSASGPSVPSAVPPTCPGPRFRGPLHCLATVAREEGLRGLYKGSSALLFRDGHSFATYFLSYAILCEWLTPTGQSRPDVSGVLVAGGCAGALAWAVATPMDVIKARLQADGQGRQRYRGLLHCVLTSVREEGPRVLFKGLLLNCCRAFPVNMVVFVAYEAVLRLTRGLLT encoded by the exons ATGGATTTTGTTGCTGGAGCCATCGGAG GTGTCTGCGGTGTTGCTGTGGGCTACCCCCTGGACACGGTGAAG GTCAGGATCCAGACAGAGGCCAAGTACACGGGCATCTGGGACTGCGTCCGGGACACGTATCACCGAGAGCGG GTGCGGGGCTTCTACAGGGGCCTCTCGCTGCCTGTGTGCACCGTGTCCCTGGTCTCATCCGTGTCCTTCGGCACCTACCGCCACTGCCTCGCGCACATCTGCCGGGTCCGCTACGGCAGCGCCGACGCCAAGCCTGCCAAGACCGACATCACGCTCTCGGGGTTTGCCTCTGGCCTCGTCCGC gtgTTCCTGACCTCACCCACCGAGGTGGCTAAGGTCCGCCTGCAGACGCAGACTCAGgtgcagcagcggcggcggcccTCAGCCTCGGGGCCGTCAGTGCCCTCGGCCGTGCCTCCCACCTGCCCCGGGCCCAGGTTCCGGGGGCCGCTGCACTGCCTGGCCACGGTAGCTCGGGAGGAGGGGCTGCGCGGCCTCTACAAGGGCAGCTCAGCCCTGCTCTTCCGGGACGGGCACTCCTTTGCCACCTACTTTCTCTCGTATGCCATCCTCTGTGAGTGGCTGACTCCCACCGGCCAAAGCCGGCCAG ATGTCTCGGGCGTGCTGGTGGCCGGTGGCTGTGCCGGGGCACTGGCCTGGGCTGTGGCCACCCCCATGGACGTGATCAAGGCGCGCCTGCAGGCGGACGGCCAGGGCCGCCAGCGGTACCGCGGCCTCCTGCACTGCGTGCTGACCAGCGTTCGGGAGGAGGGGCCGCGCGTGCTCTTCAAGGGGCTGCTGCTCAACTGCTGCCGTGCCTTCCCCGTCAACATGGTGGTGTTCGTGGCTTACGAGGCCGTGCTGAGGCTCACGCGGGGCCTGCTCACATAG